A portion of the Carya illinoinensis cultivar Pawnee chromosome 11, C.illinoinensisPawnee_v1, whole genome shotgun sequence genome contains these proteins:
- the LOC122282033 gene encoding pentatricopeptide repeat-containing protein PNM1, mitochondrial: MANPSSKVVRQLLSTNKPISFFSHLCRHFQYPQSSQSLSLLRTFASSPSSSTPQEPDPIPLSLSSELLKNPDSEPLPISQRLHLSFSHINPIPSLVLSTLNLCPDAGRTVLGFNHWLISNPSFTHTDETLSYFVDYFGRRKDFKAIHEVLVNGVGLAGPKTLESAIDRLVRAGRPTDVVSFFQRMEIDYGLKRDKESLSLVVEKLCGNGYASYAERMVKNLAKEFFPDERICDLLVKGWCVDGKLDEAKRLAEEMYRGGFEIGTMAYNAILDCVCKICREKDPFRLHSEAEKVLVQMDVHGVPRNVETFNVLINNLCKIRKTEDAMKLFYRMGEWGCYPDETTFLVLIRSLYQAARVGEGDEMIDGMRSAGYGGKLDKKAYYGFLKILCGIERIDHALSVFKKMKEDGCEPGIKTYDLLMGKLCAHNRLDRANALFNEARKRGIAMEPTAYAVDPRYVKKKVKVVKRQKKRETLPEKMARKRRRLKQIRLSFVKKPKRMMRRAY; this comes from the coding sequence ATGGCAAATCCCAGTTCTAAGGTTGTAAGACAGCTTCTTTCGACCAATAaacccatttccttcttctcccATCTCTGCCGCCATTTCCAATACCCGCAAAGctctcagtctctctctctgttgAGAACTTTTGCCTCGTCGCCGTCGTCCTCCACGCCGCAAGAACCAGATCCCAttcccctctccctctcctccgAGCTACTCAAAAACCCTGACTCGGAACCGCTTCCAATCTCCCAAAGACTCCACCTAAGCTTCTCGCACATCAATCCAATACCTTCATTGGTCCTCTCCACACTCAATCTCTGCCCCGATGCCGGCCGTACGGTCCTGGGGTTTAATCACTGGCTCATCTCCAACCCTAGTTTCACTCACACGGATGAAACCCTGTCATACTTCGTAGATTACTTCGGCCGACGCAAAGATTTCAAGGCGATCCACGAAGTCCTCGTGAATGGAGTTGGACTCGCTGGGCCTAAAACCCTCGAATCCGCCATTGACAGGCTCGTCCGTGCTGGGAGGCCGACTGATGTGGTGTCGTTTTTCCAGAGGATGGAGATCGATTACGGGCTCAAGCGAGACAAAGAATCGCTTTCACTGGTAGTGGAGAAGCTTTGCGGTAATGGGTATGCGAGTTACGCCGAACGAATGGTGAAAAACTTGGCAAAAGAGTTTTTCCCTGACGAGAGAATCTGCGATTTGTTGGTGAAAGGTTGGTGCGTGGATGGGAAGCTTGACGAGGCCAAGAGATTGGCTGAGGAGATGTATAGGGGAGGGTTCGAGATTGGGACAATGGCGTACAACGCGATTCTTGACTGTGTTTGTAAGATTTGTAGGGAGAAGGACCCGTTTCGGCTTCATTCGGAGGCCGAGAAGGTGTTGGTCCAAATGGATGTTCATGGGGTTCCAAGAAATGTGGAGACTTTCAACGTGTTGATCAATAACTTATGCAAGATTAGGAAGACCGAGGACGCCATGAAATTGTTTTATAGGATGGGAGAGTGGGGTTGTTATCCGGATGAGACTACGTTTCTTGTTTTAATTAGGAGTTTGTATCAGGCAGCGAGGGTGGGAGAAGGGGATGAAATGATTGATGGGATGAGGTCTGCCGGGTACGGTGGCAAGCTTGATAAAAAGGCATATTATGGGTTCTTGAAGATTTTGTGTGGCATTGAGAGGattgatcatgctttgagtgttTTCAAGAAGATGAAGGAGGATGGGTGTGAGCCCGGGATCAAGACTTATGATTTGTTGATGGGTAAATTGTGTGCTCATAATCGTCTCGATAGGGCGAATGCGCTGTTTAATGAGGCTAGAAAAAGAGGTATAGCCATGGAGCCTACGGCATATGCGGTGGACCCAAGATATGTGAAGAAGAAGGTGAAGGTTGTGAAGAGGCAGAAGAAGAGGGAGACACTGCCGGAGAAGATGGCAAGGAAGAGGAGACGGCTAAAGCAAATTAGATTGAGTTTTGTGAAGAAACCTAAACGAATGATGCGGCGAGCTTACTGA